TACTCCCGGCCGCATCTTCCCGGCGGCACAGCCGCAGATCGAATTTACGACGACCATCGTGGTCCCTGGTTGCTTCACCGCACTATCGACTTCGTCAGCCGTGCGCGTCTCTCGGATTCCAAGACGGGTTAGCTCCTCCCGCATCGGCATCACCATGATCTCTGGATACATTCTTTATCCTCCACATATTCATTTTACATAGCGTTTCGTTTGTGTGGTTTTGCTTATGTAGTACCGGCCGGGGACAGCAGGAACAATGCAGTCAGATTAAAGCAATGCGGTAATCTCATCTTAAGTGCAAATCCTCCAAGACATCCCATTAGCTGCATACACGACGCTCAAGGTTGGCGGTCCAGCTCGCTGCTTCGTGGAGGCTCACAGCGAGGGCGACATACTCGAGGCGCTCGCCTACGCCCGCGAACACTCACTCGAAGTATTCGTGCTGGGTGGAGGAAGCAATCTCGTCGTTTCGGACGCAGGCTGGCCGGGTTTGGTCTTAAAGATTTCCATTTCGGGAATCGAAACTGCGCAGAAGAACGGTAATGTGATTTTTACCGCAGGTGCTGGAGAAGACTGGGATGGCCTGGTGGCCCACTCTGTCGAGCAAAACTGCGCCGGGATTGAGTGCATGAGCGGAATTCCCGGCACTGTCGGGGGAACTCCGGTACAGAATGTGGGCGCCTATGGACAGGAAGTCGCCGAGACGATAACTTCGGTCCGCGCAATCGAGGTGACTTCAGGCGAGATCCGGGCACTGTCCAATTCGGAGTGTGGCTTCCTGTACCGCACCAGCATCTTCAACACATCGCAGAAAGGACGCTATATCGTCACCCGCGTTTCCTACGCACTCTGGCCAGGGCGTTCGCCTCGCGTTGAGTATGCCGACCTGAAACGCTACTTCGCCTCATCATCAGCCACTCCAAGCTTGCAGCAGGTACGGAATGCAGTCCGCGA
The genomic region above belongs to Terriglobales bacterium and contains:
- a CDS encoding UDP-N-acetylmuramate dehydrogenase, which codes for MQILQDIPLAAYTTLKVGGPARCFVEAHSEGDILEALAYAREHSLEVFVLGGGSNLVVSDAGWPGLVLKISISGIETAQKNGNVIFTAGAGEDWDGLVAHSVEQNCAGIECMSGIPGTVGGTPVQNVGAYGQEVAETITSVRAIEVTSGEIRALSNSECGFLYRTSIFNTSQKGRYIVTRVSYALWPGRSPRVEYADLKRYFASSSATPSLQQVRNAVREIRASKAMLITPNEENSRSAGSFFKNPLLSPAEYDRIASLPQCADQRPPKYPAPDGLVKISAAWLVERAGFQKGFGNGRVGISTKHTLAIVNRGGATAAEIIQFKNKVQEGVFKVFGVQLHPEPVFVGF